The Streptomyces sp. RKAG293 genome includes a region encoding these proteins:
- a CDS encoding CsbD family protein gives MGTEDKAENTADKAKGKIKEAAGKTVGNERLEAEGKADQAKSDVKQAGEHIKDAFKH, from the coding sequence ATGGGCACGGAAGACAAGGCCGAGAACACCGCGGACAAGGCCAAGGGCAAGATCAAGGAGGCCGCGGGCAAAACCGTCGGCAATGAGCGCCTCGAAGCGGAAGGCAAGGCCGACCAGGCCAAGAGCGACGTCAAGCAGGCCGGCGAACACATCAAGGACGCCTTCAAGCACTGA
- a CDS encoding hydrophobic protein, giving the protein MGPLLLVLLLALILFGAGFALKILWWVAVVVLVVWLLGFVMRGSGASGSRGRWYRW; this is encoded by the coding sequence ATGGGTCCATTGCTTTTGGTTCTGCTGCTCGCTCTGATTCTTTTCGGTGCCGGTTTCGCGCTGAAGATTCTCTGGTGGGTTGCCGTCGTCGTGCTGGTGGTCTGGCTGCTCGGTTTCGTCATGCGCGGTTCCGGTGCGTCCGGCAGTCGCGGCCGTTGGTACCGCTGGTAG
- a CDS encoding dihydrofolate reductase family protein, with the protein MRTLAITQNITVDGSIEMLTDWFNPQGQGQVDMADVLEESHRQDRRADALLLGRQTFEDFRSYWPQLTDDTTGISDYLNQVQKYIVSSSLTDPRWENSTVLAGDPVKEVAALKAQEGGKDIVLTGSIRLGHALIKAGLVDEYRLFVYPTVQGRGRRLFPEGYEVPRLKLVESKAFRSGITLQRYAPA; encoded by the coding sequence ATGCGCACACTCGCGATCACCCAGAACATCACCGTCGACGGCTCGATCGAAATGCTCACGGACTGGTTCAACCCGCAAGGGCAGGGCCAGGTGGACATGGCCGACGTCCTGGAGGAGAGCCACCGGCAGGACCGCCGGGCCGACGCCCTGCTCCTGGGCCGGCAGACGTTCGAGGACTTCCGCAGCTACTGGCCGCAGCTGACCGACGACACCACGGGCATCTCCGACTACCTCAATCAGGTGCAGAAGTACATCGTGTCCTCCTCGCTCACGGACCCGCGGTGGGAGAACTCCACCGTGCTGGCCGGCGACCCGGTCAAGGAGGTGGCCGCGCTCAAGGCGCAGGAGGGCGGTAAGGACATCGTGCTCACCGGCAGCATCCGTCTGGGGCACGCACTGATCAAGGCGGGCCTGGTCGACGAGTACCGGTTGTTCGTCTATCCGACGGTCCAGGGCCGCGGCCGCCGGCTCTTCCCCGAGGGTTACGAAGTGCCGCGACTGAAGCTTGTGGAGTCGAAGGCCTTTCGCAGCGGAATCACCCTGCAGCGCTACGCTCCGGCCTGA
- a CDS encoding alpha/beta fold hydrolase: protein MNPTSPVPATVATLRVPDARLHYEVRGKGPLVVLVGAPMDARSFAPLAERLAADHTVLTTDPRGINRSPVDDPDRDSTPEMRADDLSRLLTHLDAGPATVLGSSGGAVSALALVQAHPGLVDTVIAHEPPLNDLLDDREQIHERTEDIVATHLSGDVTGAWRKFMALANINLPDDVFEHMFGGEWEPQQIADDHFQFAHMLRPTTRWRPDLVTLRSTTARVLIGLGKESGGQLCERTSIALASALDGEPTMFPGGHIGFAEDPDGFVIRLREVLSGR from the coding sequence ATGAATCCGACGTCTCCCGTCCCCGCCACCGTTGCGACCCTCCGGGTCCCCGATGCGCGCTTGCACTACGAGGTACGGGGCAAAGGTCCCCTGGTGGTGCTGGTCGGCGCGCCGATGGACGCCAGGTCGTTCGCGCCGCTCGCGGAGCGGCTCGCGGCCGACCACACCGTACTGACCACCGACCCCCGGGGCATCAACCGCAGCCCGGTCGACGACCCCGACCGGGACTCGACGCCGGAGATGAGGGCCGACGACCTGTCACGGCTCCTGACGCACCTCGACGCCGGCCCGGCCACGGTCCTCGGCTCCAGCGGTGGAGCCGTCAGCGCCCTCGCCCTCGTCCAGGCGCACCCCGGACTCGTCGACACGGTCATCGCCCACGAACCCCCGCTGAACGACCTGCTCGACGATCGCGAGCAGATCCATGAGCGGACCGAGGACATCGTCGCGACCCACCTGTCCGGTGACGTGACGGGCGCATGGAGGAAGTTCATGGCGCTGGCCAACATCAACCTGCCCGACGACGTGTTCGAGCACATGTTCGGCGGGGAGTGGGAGCCGCAGCAGATCGCGGACGACCACTTCCAGTTCGCGCACATGCTGCGGCCGACCACCCGGTGGCGCCCGGACCTCGTCACCCTGCGCTCGACGACGGCACGTGTCCTGATCGGCCTGGGCAAGGAGTCGGGTGGCCAGCTGTGTGAGCGCACCTCGATCGCGCTCGCCTCGGCGCTCGATGGCGAACCGACGATGTTCCCCGGCGGGCACATCGGGTTCGCCGAGGATCCCGACGGGTTCGTGATCCGGCTGCGCGAGGTGCTGAGCGGCCGCTGA
- a CDS encoding GNAT family N-acetyltransferase, with product MECVTEVRTAHTADLDVADLRAARALLEEVFADGLTDHDWEHTLGGVHVLVWEGAELIGHGSLVQRRLLHGGRALRTGYVEGVGVRADRRGRGHGATVMRGLERVARRAYDLGALGATDEAAAFYVARGWKRWQGPTSALTPRGIVPTPAENGCLHVLPLTVPLELSRELTCDWRDGDVW from the coding sequence ATGGAGTGCGTGACCGAAGTGCGAACCGCCCATACCGCGGACCTGGACGTCGCTGATCTCAGAGCGGCTCGGGCCCTGCTCGAAGAGGTCTTCGCCGACGGCCTGACGGACCACGACTGGGAGCACACGCTGGGCGGAGTGCACGTCCTGGTGTGGGAGGGAGCCGAGCTCATCGGGCACGGCTCCCTCGTCCAGCGCCGGCTGCTGCACGGCGGTCGGGCGCTGCGCACCGGCTACGTCGAGGGAGTCGGCGTGCGCGCCGACCGCCGGGGGCGCGGGCATGGCGCGACCGTCATGCGGGGCCTGGAGCGAGTGGCACGTCGCGCCTACGATCTGGGCGCGCTGGGCGCCACCGACGAGGCGGCGGCTTTCTACGTGGCGCGCGGTTGGAAGCGGTGGCAGGGGCCGACCTCGGCCCTGACACCCCGCGGCATCGTGCCCACACCCGCGGAGAACGGCTGCCTGCATGTCCTTCCGCTGACGGTCCCGCTGGAGCTGTCGCGGGAACTCACCTGCGACTGGCGCGACGGCGATGTCTGGTAG
- a CDS encoding helix-turn-helix domain-containing GNAT family N-acetyltransferase, with translation MNAEQIGHVRRFNRTVTERVGVLHDHYLGRDRPIGEARLIWEIGEQGQDVRRLRERLELDSGYVSRLLRSLEADGLVTVEPQPHDRRVRTVRLTEAGRAERALLDSRSDELAGSLLEPLNSVQRAKLVAAMTEVDRLLTAATVTLTVIGPDHPDAQHCLRSYFTELQERFETGFDPARSLLPDAGELQPPHGLFLVARLHGDPVGCAGLKLPPGAPAEIKRMWVAPHARGLGLGRRFLAELEARAAQHGRDVLRLDTNKALGAAIGLYHSCGFEEVTAFNDEPYADHWFQKHITAAP, from the coding sequence ATGAATGCGGAGCAGATCGGCCATGTGCGGCGGTTCAACCGCACCGTCACCGAGCGCGTGGGCGTGCTCCACGACCACTATCTGGGCCGCGACCGGCCCATCGGCGAGGCCCGGCTGATCTGGGAGATCGGCGAGCAGGGGCAGGACGTCCGGCGGCTGCGGGAGCGTCTCGAGCTCGACTCCGGGTACGTCAGCCGGCTGCTGCGCTCGCTGGAGGCGGACGGCCTGGTGACGGTGGAGCCGCAGCCCCACGACAGACGGGTGCGCACCGTGCGGCTCACCGAGGCGGGCCGCGCGGAGCGCGCCCTGCTCGATTCCCGCAGCGACGAGCTGGCCGGTTCCCTGCTGGAACCGCTCAACAGCGTCCAGCGGGCCAAGCTGGTCGCCGCCATGACCGAGGTCGACCGGCTGCTGACCGCCGCAACGGTCACGCTGACCGTCATCGGCCCCGACCACCCCGACGCTCAGCACTGCCTGCGGTCCTACTTCACCGAATTGCAGGAACGCTTCGAGACGGGCTTCGACCCGGCACGCAGCCTGCTGCCCGACGCGGGCGAACTCCAGCCACCGCACGGTCTGTTCCTGGTCGCCCGGCTGCACGGCGACCCTGTCGGCTGCGCCGGCCTGAAGCTTCCGCCCGGCGCCCCGGCCGAGATCAAACGCATGTGGGTGGCCCCCCACGCCCGCGGACTCGGCCTGGGCCGCCGATTCCTGGCCGAGCTGGAAGCACGGGCCGCCCAGCACGGCCGCGACGTACTGCGCCTGGACACCAACAAGGCTCTCGGTGCCGCGATCGGCCTCTACCACTCCTGCGGCTTTGAAGAGGTCACCGCCTTCAACGACGAGCCCTACGCCGATCATTGGTTCCAGAAGCACATCACCGCGGCGCCGTAG
- a CDS encoding NAD(P)/FAD-dependent oxidoreductase, with product MVVGAGFSGIGAAIRLREAGYRDVVVLEKASQLGGTWRENTYPGCACDVPSTLYSYSFTPDTAWSRIFAGQPEIHAYLRTTAERYGLGDVLRCGVHVRGARWEPAAGRWLLETSDGAYSAAVLVLATGPWHVPRHLDVPGIEDFPGPVLHTARWDHTVDLTGRRVAVVGSGASAVQVVPAIADRAAAVHLFQRTAQWVLPKPDLPVPAVFNRILDRLPGARATLRAGQYALQEGFGHAFRHPRIARLIEVGARAHLRLAVGDRGLRQSLTPDYRLGCKRLLTSSTFYRALAQPHVRLHSTAVTAVRGDEVVGADGTVTQADVLITATGFRIGELPLAQSLYGTDGRTLHETWDGEPQAHLGTTVTGFPNLFLLLGPNLLGGSTSAITVLEAQLRYLTAALTHLDRSGHRVLDVRPAAQAAHNTAVQEALRTTVYNSGGCTSYYFSPSGRNTFAWPWSTGRLTRRLSRFDADSYVCDTPADSTPETSPVPAPTAPR from the coding sequence GTGGTCGTCGGAGCGGGGTTCTCCGGTATCGGCGCCGCCATCCGGCTGCGCGAGGCCGGGTACCGCGATGTGGTCGTTCTGGAGAAGGCGTCGCAACTCGGCGGCACGTGGCGGGAGAACACCTATCCGGGCTGCGCCTGTGATGTGCCCTCGACGCTCTACAGCTACTCGTTCACCCCGGATACCGCCTGGAGCAGGATCTTCGCCGGACAGCCGGAGATCCACGCCTACTTACGGACGACCGCCGAGCGGTACGGACTCGGCGACGTCCTGCGCTGCGGGGTGCACGTGCGGGGAGCCCGCTGGGAGCCCGCGGCCGGGCGGTGGTTGCTGGAGACGAGCGACGGGGCGTACAGCGCCGCGGTGCTGGTCCTGGCCACCGGACCATGGCACGTCCCGCGCCACCTCGACGTCCCCGGGATCGAGGACTTCCCGGGGCCCGTGCTGCATACCGCCCGGTGGGACCACACCGTCGACTTGACCGGGCGCCGCGTGGCCGTGGTCGGCAGCGGCGCCTCCGCGGTCCAGGTCGTCCCGGCCATCGCGGACCGGGCGGCAGCCGTGCACCTCTTCCAGCGGACCGCGCAGTGGGTACTGCCGAAGCCCGACCTTCCGGTCCCTGCGGTGTTCAACCGGATCCTGGACCGCTTACCCGGTGCCCGCGCCACCCTGCGCGCCGGACAGTACGCACTGCAGGAGGGCTTCGGCCATGCCTTCCGTCACCCGCGGATCGCCCGCCTCATCGAGGTGGGAGCCCGCGCACACCTGCGGCTCGCGGTCGGTGACCGGGGCCTGCGTCAGTCGCTCACGCCGGACTACCGGCTGGGCTGCAAGCGTCTTCTGACTTCCAGCACCTTCTACCGTGCCCTGGCCCAGCCGCATGTCCGCCTGCATTCCACCGCTGTGACGGCCGTACGGGGTGACGAGGTCGTCGGCGCCGACGGCACCGTGACCCAGGCGGACGTCCTCATCACGGCGACGGGCTTCCGTATCGGTGAACTGCCGCTGGCCCAAAGCCTGTACGGGACGGACGGCCGGACGCTGCACGAGACCTGGGACGGCGAACCGCAGGCGCATCTGGGCACCACGGTCACCGGCTTCCCCAATCTCTTCCTGTTGCTGGGACCGAATCTGCTCGGCGGCTCCACCTCCGCGATCACCGTCCTCGAAGCCCAGCTGAGGTACCTCACCGCCGCCCTGACGCACCTCGACCGAAGCGGCCACCGGGTCCTGGATGTGCGGCCGGCCGCACAGGCCGCGCACAACACGGCGGTGCAGGAGGCGTTGCGGACCACGGTGTACAACTCCGGCGGCTGCACCAGCTACTACTTCAGCCCCAGCGGGCGGAACACCTTCGCCTGGCCGTGGTCCACCGGACGACTCACCCGCCGGCTGAGCCGCTTCGACGCCGATTCCTACGTCTGCGACACCCCAGCCGACTCCACCCCCGAAACTTCGCCGGTACCCGCCCCTACGGCGCCGCGGTGA
- a CDS encoding HEAT repeat domain-containing protein, whose amino-acid sequence MTAEADADAETITRSAAVLLLLQEVQYPYPLAHRGAELIGVLNELADSAGFHATGPHWWIAFDEHARHVDPSGLGATVPASATPSWGGIRPAGSTAPERQELLPVWDWALAVCAADGRTRQRALARESLPLGAHALIPLLVVRCSDWAAPVRVAARTALTDVLTRSGPAELARAAVMAWSCEERQRGEDAVRIVAGCLADAAPEVWRGLLADPDHRVRRRALSAAVDLDRCEPAQLLALAGSDPDVVVARCAAEHLLRSLVPPGTETRTTSQAETVLRQLLASRVSAVRAVTVTVLRRAQRPDLAEPFTADRSQQVREIARWVLRSHRQDPAPVCRARLARPAREITPGAIAGLAECGDVTGGPAADLVRPHLTHQRPGVRAAVLRALGTMRPPAVTTAELLAVLEHDPSPRVLRTAATLLEAASGTIPRQRLLDLLAPGHPAPLRAQAARILRAAGTWGRLELDLRLLHDADPGVAAAAQRDLRACATSAASAHTRPTNEQRQTLLDLLHDATASVDDKDVRLIRFLLTRTGRP is encoded by the coding sequence ATGACCGCCGAAGCCGACGCCGACGCCGAAACCATCACGCGATCCGCGGCGGTGCTGCTCCTGCTTCAGGAGGTGCAGTATCCCTACCCCTTGGCGCACCGGGGCGCCGAACTGATCGGAGTGCTGAACGAGCTGGCCGACAGCGCCGGGTTCCATGCGACGGGGCCGCACTGGTGGATCGCCTTCGACGAGCACGCCCGTCACGTCGATCCGTCGGGGCTGGGCGCCACCGTGCCGGCATCGGCGACGCCGTCATGGGGCGGGATACGTCCTGCGGGCTCGACTGCGCCGGAACGCCAGGAGCTGCTTCCGGTCTGGGACTGGGCGCTGGCGGTCTGCGCCGCCGACGGTCGGACCCGCCAGCGTGCGCTCGCCCGCGAATCTCTTCCGCTCGGGGCGCACGCCCTGATCCCGCTGCTGGTGGTGCGCTGCTCGGACTGGGCCGCGCCGGTGCGGGTCGCCGCCCGGACGGCGCTCACCGACGTGCTGACGCGCTCCGGTCCTGCGGAGCTCGCTCGGGCGGCGGTCATGGCGTGGTCGTGCGAGGAGCGTCAGCGAGGTGAGGACGCGGTTCGGATCGTGGCCGGCTGCCTTGCCGACGCTGCCCCGGAAGTGTGGAGGGGACTGCTCGCGGACCCCGACCACCGGGTCCGGCGGCGCGCCCTGAGCGCGGCGGTCGACCTCGACCGGTGCGAACCGGCGCAGCTGCTGGCCCTTGCCGGATCGGACCCGGATGTCGTCGTGGCCCGGTGCGCGGCCGAACACCTCCTCCGTTCTCTCGTCCCACCGGGGACCGAGACTCGGACCACCTCGCAGGCCGAGACCGTGCTCCGTCAACTGCTCGCCTCGCGGGTGTCGGCGGTGCGGGCGGTCACGGTCACCGTGCTGCGCCGGGCCCAGCGCCCCGACCTGGCCGAACCGTTCACCGCGGACCGCTCCCAGCAGGTGCGTGAGATCGCGCGCTGGGTTCTGCGCAGCCACCGCCAGGACCCCGCACCCGTTTGCCGTGCCCGCCTTGCCCGTCCGGCCCGAGAGATCACGCCTGGCGCGATCGCCGGCCTGGCGGAGTGCGGTGACGTCACCGGCGGGCCGGCCGCCGATCTGGTCCGCCCGCATCTGACCCATCAGCGCCCGGGGGTCCGCGCGGCCGTTCTCCGCGCGCTCGGCACGATGCGGCCCCCTGCGGTCACCACCGCGGAACTCCTGGCCGTCTTGGAGCACGACCCGTCGCCCCGAGTCCTGCGGACCGCCGCCACCCTGTTGGAGGCGGCGTCGGGCACCATCCCCCGGCAGCGTCTCCTCGACCTGCTCGCCCCTGGGCACCCGGCCCCGCTCCGGGCGCAGGCGGCCCGGATCCTGCGGGCCGCGGGCACCTGGGGCCGGCTGGAACTGGACCTGCGGTTGCTCCACGACGCCGACCCGGGCGTGGCAGCGGCAGCACAGCGAGACCTCCGAGCCTGCGCCACATCGGCCGCTTCGGCCCACACGCGCCCCACGAACGAGCAGCGACAGACCCTTCTCGACCTGCTGCACGACGCCACCGCCTCCGTCGACGACAAGGACGTCAGGCTCATCCGCTTCCTTCTCACCCGTACCGGACGGCCGTAG
- a CDS encoding NmrA/HSCARG family protein: MADSRVVLVTGGTGRQGGATARALLARGWQVNALVRDPGKAEALALREHGAVLVRGDLDDPASLDAAVRDVYGVYSVQTFTGPDGMTGEVRQGKALAKAAARAGVAHFVYSSVDGSDRPGKVTHFASKGEVERYIEELGLPATVLRPTFFITNFEGLGPQWVDGELVLTLPLDPRTKLQMITPDDIGAIAVDAFDAPADHLGRSIPIAGDELTGPQMAGVFARVAGRPVRFARRPIEEVRVHSEEMAAMFSWFDTVGFQADLPALRAGHPNLTTLADWANKHWTAPAEQSRIS, from the coding sequence ATGGCTGACAGCCGCGTCGTACTGGTCACCGGAGGAACGGGACGGCAGGGCGGTGCCACCGCGCGCGCCCTGCTGGCGCGCGGATGGCAGGTCAACGCACTGGTCCGTGACCCGGGCAAAGCCGAGGCGCTTGCGCTCAGGGAGCACGGAGCGGTCCTGGTCCGTGGGGACTTGGACGACCCCGCCTCGCTGGATGCAGCAGTGCGCGACGTGTACGGCGTCTACAGCGTGCAGACCTTCACCGGACCCGACGGCATGACCGGTGAGGTACGTCAGGGAAAGGCGCTCGCAAAGGCGGCCGCCCGAGCGGGCGTCGCACACTTCGTTTACAGCTCCGTCGACGGCTCGGACCGGCCCGGAAAGGTGACGCATTTCGCGAGCAAGGGGGAGGTCGAGCGGTACATCGAGGAACTCGGACTGCCGGCGACGGTGCTGCGGCCGACCTTCTTCATCACCAACTTCGAGGGCCTGGGCCCCCAGTGGGTGGACGGTGAACTCGTCCTCACCCTGCCGCTCGACCCACGGACGAAACTGCAGATGATCACCCCCGACGACATCGGAGCCATCGCCGTCGACGCCTTCGATGCCCCGGCAGACCATCTGGGCCGCAGCATCCCGATCGCCGGGGACGAGCTGACCGGCCCGCAGATGGCCGGGGTCTTCGCCCGCGTAGCCGGCCGTCCCGTGCGCTTCGCCCGCCGGCCGATCGAGGAAGTACGGGTCCACAGCGAGGAGATGGCCGCCATGTTCAGCTGGTTCGACACCGTCGGCTTCCAGGCCGACCTTCCCGCTCTGCGCGCCGGACACCCGAACCTGACCACCCTGGCCGACTGGGCGAACAAGCACTGGACGGCCCCGGCAGAGCAATCGCGTATCTCCTGA
- a CDS encoding macro domain-containing protein, with the protein MTLIEVVQGDIALQDTDAIVTAANESLMGGGGVDGAIHRAAGRRLAEAGAAIGPCEPGDAMATPAFDLNPPVRHVIHTVGPVWEGGDYAEAQVLASCYRRCLEVADGLGARTVAFPSIATGAYGFPAQEAARIAVSALLSTPTNVERIRLVAYDQASQELLSSALAS; encoded by the coding sequence ATGACTCTGATCGAGGTCGTGCAGGGTGACATCGCGCTTCAGGACACAGACGCCATCGTCACCGCGGCGAACGAGTCGCTGATGGGCGGCGGCGGCGTTGACGGCGCCATTCATCGGGCCGCCGGCAGACGCCTGGCGGAAGCCGGTGCCGCAATCGGTCCCTGTGAGCCGGGCGACGCCATGGCAACGCCCGCTTTCGACCTCAACCCGCCCGTCAGGCACGTCATCCATACCGTCGGCCCGGTCTGGGAAGGTGGCGACTACGCCGAGGCGCAAGTGCTTGCCTCCTGCTACAGGCGCTGCCTTGAGGTCGCGGACGGACTCGGTGCCAGGACCGTCGCCTTTCCATCGATCGCCACGGGCGCCTATGGGTTCCCGGCGCAGGAGGCGGCACGGATCGCAGTCTCAGCTCTCCTGTCCACGCCGACGAACGTGGAACGGATCAGGCTCGTGGCCTACGACCAGGCATCGCAAGAGCTGCTGAGCTCTGCGCTCGCCTCATAG
- a CDS encoding aldo/keto reductase, translated as MAQARTVTFPSGIQVPALGQGTWHMGDDPSRRSDEIAALRRGLDLGLTVIDTAEMYGSGAAEELVAEAIRGRRDEAFLVSKVLPSHADRKGTVDACHASLRRLRTDRIDLYLLHWRGGIPLHETVEALESLVSAGSIGAWGVSNLDVDDLADLPDGALPQTDQVLYNLSRRGPEFDLFPYCRERSIPVMAYSPVEQGRLLGHQALQAVAASHGMSPVQVALAWVLRRDGVLAIPKASTAAHVEENHASLDLHLTEDDLHTLDRAFPPPTRKQPLEML; from the coding sequence ATGGCACAGGCGCGGACCGTGACGTTTCCCTCCGGCATCCAGGTGCCCGCCCTCGGGCAGGGCACGTGGCACATGGGGGACGATCCCTCCCGGCGTTCCGACGAGATCGCCGCTCTCCGGCGCGGCCTCGACCTCGGGCTGACGGTGATCGACACGGCGGAGATGTACGGAAGCGGCGCCGCCGAGGAATTGGTCGCCGAGGCGATTCGCGGCCGAAGGGACGAGGCCTTCCTCGTCAGCAAGGTGTTGCCGTCCCATGCCGACAGAAAGGGCACCGTCGACGCCTGCCACGCGAGCCTGCGCCGCCTGCGGACGGACAGAATCGATCTCTACCTGCTGCACTGGCGGGGCGGCATCCCGCTCCACGAGACCGTCGAGGCCCTGGAATCGCTGGTCTCGGCAGGCAGCATCGGCGCCTGGGGTGTGAGCAACCTGGACGTCGACGACCTGGCAGACCTGCCCGACGGCGCCCTGCCCCAGACAGATCAGGTGCTCTACAACCTCTCCCGGCGCGGCCCGGAATTCGATCTGTTCCCCTATTGCCGGGAGCGATCCATCCCGGTCATGGCCTACTCACCCGTGGAACAGGGCCGTCTGCTGGGCCACCAGGCGCTGCAGGCGGTCGCCGCCAGCCATGGAATGTCCCCGGTCCAGGTGGCACTGGCCTGGGTGCTGCGCCGTGACGGCGTCCTGGCCATCCCCAAGGCCTCCACCGCCGCCCACGTCGAGGAGAACCACGCGTCCCTCGATCTCCACCTGACGGAAGACGACCTCCACACCCTCGACAGGGCTTTCCCGCCCCCAACGCGGAAGCAGCCCCTCGAAATGCTGTGA
- a CDS encoding PPOX class F420-dependent oxidoreductase: MSKPPLPDDAVAMLTKANAAVVTTLRSDGQPVSTATWYLWDDGRVLVNMDEGRKRLEHVRNDPRVTLTVLDESNWYTHISIIGRVVELREDEGLADIDRLAQQYLGKPYPRRDRRRFSAWIEIDRWHGWGTLKDSDQIG, encoded by the coding sequence ATGTCGAAACCGCCGCTTCCCGACGATGCGGTCGCGATGTTGACGAAGGCCAATGCGGCCGTCGTCACGACTCTGCGGTCGGACGGTCAGCCCGTGTCCACGGCCACCTGGTACCTCTGGGACGACGGCCGGGTACTGGTCAACATGGATGAGGGCCGCAAACGGCTGGAGCATGTGCGCAACGACCCGCGGGTGACGCTCACCGTGCTCGACGAGAGCAACTGGTACACCCACATCAGCATCATCGGTCGGGTCGTCGAACTGCGCGAGGACGAGGGTCTGGCCGACATCGACCGGTTGGCCCAGCAGTACCTCGGCAAGCCCTACCCCCGGCGGGATCGCCGGCGGTTCAGCGCTTGGATCGAGATCGACCGCTGGCACGGCTGGGGCACCTTGAAGGACAGCGACCAGATCGGCTGA